The Plasmodium gaboni strain SY75 chromosome 5, whole genome shotgun sequence nucleotide sequence aatatcactattatttataatatcactattatttataatatcactattatttataatatcactattatttataatatcactattatttatattattgttactatctaaaaaataattgtttttatttttatcgCTAGTGATAGCACTGCAAATTGAAATATTACTTTGATCATTAGCCTTTTCCATTTTTAATCTCCTTTCAATTTTTGATGaaagataatattttttatttttttcttcattcATGTTATCCACTTTGTTGTAGTCATCTTGCTgctttcttttttttagtATTCGATTaggaaaatatttatttattatatcattaaaattatttttatcactTCTTATCCTTACGGATGAAGGTTTTATGACGaatttgttattatttacatttcTAGAAAATgatcttttaaaaatttttaaaaaaatggtATGTTCCACATTTTTAAGAATTAAcattgtttttttttttttttttataattcaCATTGAAAAAATCACaaaaattttgaatatcacaacaaaaaaaaaaattaaaaaaatataatatatatatataaatatatttatatttatatatatatttatatttatatatttatttatttaatgcTTACACCTACgtttttatatgttatattttatatatacatttctatatatatggataaATTCTTATGAAgcataaaaaaaaaaatgttttttcatttttttttaaaaacaaatacataagcagaaaaaaaaaaaaaatttcatGACCTACACACgataaaagaaaatttcaagcataatataaatataaatatacaaatatatatatatatatatatatatatatatatatagttttatttatttgtatcCAAATGTATGTTCTCCCTTTATTATagtattttttatatttcctttttttatgaccttttaaaaaaaatctaTAGCGCTACTTAAAAGTTTATCTAACATTTTCCTCGACCGATCTCTTTTCTCATCCTAcataaatacatatatatatatatatatatatatatatatatatgaaatacAACTGATTGAATAcataatcatatatataataaatatatcactttttaatttcatttcgttttctttttatatatatattcctctcaattatatattataccAAATCGTACTTAAATCTTCTCATGGCTTTTTTCTAATGaacaaaaatatacaaatatgaCACATGgaaatatttgtatattatattttataaatcCATCTTTaccatattttttaatattcaataaaatataccacatatatatatatatatatatatatatatatatgtatctATCTCATTTCGTGATAGAGAAAAATACAATTCTATTTAATACAGCCGTAAATACGTACGTATTATTTTCTCTTACTTCCTTTTTTTCAAGCTCATCTATCACAAAAAggaaacaaaaaaaaaaaaaaaaaatatatatatatatatatataatatatatatataatttttttttttttttcttggCTAGCTCCTTTTTATTTAGCTAAACAAAAATAGCTATATTTCCATTTTACACacacacaaaaaaaaaaaaaaaaaaaaaaaaaaaaaaaacctCCACATTTTTTAGCTAGTTCATTTTCATGAAcatatcaaaaaaattaattttcTTTCAATTCATTGTAAATAAAACAGAAACCTCTgtgttttatttttctttttttatttgttcttATTGTTTTCCTTTGCTTTTATCTTAACCTTGAATAATATCATGGTCACTTGACACTTCTGTGGAAAAATTGAAAACGGTGTAAGGAGGATCAGcaatatttaattctttCATCTGGatagaagaaataaaaataaaggaaaCAAGTAGGTGGAAcatcataaaataaaacatataagGGTCACTTCATTGAACCATcaaaatatacatatatatatatatatatatatatatatatatatatataattatatagGTTCATTATAcgtatttatttttttatttctttcCAATTTACTTTCCTCTcataaaaagaaaaatgcTTATCCTTTAAAACAGTGCAGCTACTTACATACGTTGGGTAACTTCGTATAAAAAGAAAGACAACAAAAGAAAGAATcgaaaaaataaacattttatttttaaaacGAAAATACATAGTGTAAAGAAATATTAGAATTGCAGAAAACAAATTTGTAactttttttgttttattttataaaaataatcaaaaatatatatatatatatatatatatatattttttaataaatggTTCAATTCTTTTCCTATACCATCgttttaatatatacaattttgttgttaatatatatatttataaataaatatattttgtgtGTCTTTCTCTTATGAAAAAAGTATATTACTAAAAagataatttaatatagGATATTTGTTTCATCTACTTTTTCGAATAAAAGTCTTAATTCATGTATTTACACCTTCAAACAGAAGCGATCTCTTGTTTAaattttatgatatatgTGGACACTAATTATAAGAGAATAATGcgagaaaaaaaaaataacatatacatatatgtataattatatatgtaataatattgaaagatattttttataattgAAAGTTTACACCTACAATGTAAAAGGATCACCCTGAAccttttatatatttatttgataaaataaataaaaatcaatattatactaatatgtatgtattaaACAGTGTGCGGTCATATTTTATCTATCacacaaaataatatatataaatatatatatatatatatatatattatatgtatgaatACATAATTTAAGATGTATAACTataaagagaaaaaaatataaacataaaataaaaaaacagTTCATATTTCAAGATAATCcttctttttaaaaaataaacatatacataatatatatatatatatatatgtgcgtgtatatatttattatatgtataatttaaatataatatatatatttatatatatttatatttatttatttaatgttTACCTGTGGAACCCCTGTCTATTTATATACCCTTAAtcattaataatatatatatattatatttatttatttatttatttcatgTAACGATTTTATTATGGATATAAAGAGAATATATTGCGTACTTCATATAAGtctttatatttaacactgatgtttttttttattttattaaaacatCTTGTCCATTGTAATAACGATATATTCttgttaataaaaatataggcacatatattaaaatgaacTTTTTTTAGCACAGTCAtaagatataaatgaatgaatatatatatatatatatatttatctgtatatatatttttgtctgtacatgtataattttattaattttaaatgaatgaaaaaaaaaagatatgATGAAATAATTTCTCTTGGAATCTTCCACTACAATATAgtgaaagaaaaaaaaaaaaaataaataaataatatatatatatatatatatatatatatatataattacacgtataaaaatatttgtatatctcctctacatataataaattattatccATACAATGACTGTTAATCTAattaaaaaacataatgatattcctcaaaaaaataatcgttccaataatatatctttaaaaGATAAAGGGAATGATCTTCATTTAAGAAGAAGAAAGGAAGAAACATGTATATCTTcatttgtaaaaaaaaacataaaagATGTGAGACATACAAAAGATACACATATAACTAATAATAAACTAACAAATACAAAAATTGCAGacaaaataaatcataatataagtaaaccaaatataattaatgTGAATAGAAAAAATGGTTCTGATGATATTATGAAGAAAGgaaataattattcttCGTCTTTTCAAACtagaagaaataatataaacaacATTAAAAATATCACAAATGATATCTCaaataatatcaaaaaCAATATTGTAATTCATAATAgtgattatataaaaaataatcaagCTAGTTCTAgaagatataatattaattcaaaggatcaaataaataatgatttaattaaaaaaaaaaaattaatagttgatgatgaaaaagaaaatctttctgatattataaaagaagGTAATCAATTAAGAAATGAACAAGACcaaaagaataaatataataatgttgataataataaaaataattatcaaGATAAAACAATTTATATTGTTGATGAAGacgaaaaaaaagaagaaaatttttttaaaaataattataaaaaaaatgaatcTCTTAATATAAACCATATGAAAAGAGATGATATAAATACTTATTCTGTTATCAAAGGGTTATCATCTAAACAGACAAATAATACGTTTACACAAGGTGCTAATGTGcgatttattaaaaaaagttgtaatgagaaaataaaaaataagaataataatataaatatggaATGTCACCAAGTTATATCtaaatattcaaaaatggaaaataaaaaaggtGATAATTATagtgataaaaaaaagatacaggataaaaataaagatacaaataaagatacaaatatagatacaaataaagatacaaataaagataaaaataaaaatatatatgaagaaataaaaaacaattctaatcatatatattataatataaaaaaatcaacaatttgtaaagaaaaaaaaccaaacaaaacatatatatcatcaattaacaatataaatgataaccaaaatattgtaaataatatgaagacacataaaaatgaaCCATGTGACCAAATTTCAAATAgtcatataaatataataataaataaaaatatcaatGATACATCTTTTGAATgtatagataataatatgaatcTTAACgaaaattttattaacaATTCTTTTATAGAAGAAggtaaaaatattttttgtagATCCAATGaaaacaatattatatttgataacgatataaataaggaaatagataataaaaaggattataattataaaaatgatacatatatgtattcCAAATCTGTTGAGAAAGAATATAATTgtaagaataaaatatctataaatattaataaaagtGAAGAAAcattaaatgaaataaagGATAAATTACTTAACACGTTTGATGAAactataaataatacatcaaataaaaaaaatgacaataatgttttaaatataaatcataaGGAAGTAAGAAAAGGATTGACGTTCGAGCAGATGAGAAGAAAAAGCTATGAAAATGTTTTTTCCAgtgaaataaatataaaccACGACATAAATGGANNNNNNNNNNNNNNNNNNNNNNNNNNNNNNNNNNNNNNNNNNNNNNNNNNNNNNNNNNNNNNNNNNNNNNNNNNNNNNNNNNNNNNNNNNNNNNNNNNNNNNNNNNNNNNNNNNNNNNNNNNNNNNNNNNNNNNNNNNNNNNNNNNNNNNNNNNNNNNNNNNNNNNNNNNNNNNNNNNNNNNNNNNNNNNNNNNNNNNNNNNNNNNNNNNNNNNNNNNNNNNNNNNNNNNNNNNNNNNNNNNNNNNNNNNNNNNNNNNNNNNNNNNNNNNNNNNNNNNNNNNNNNNNNNNNNNNNNNNNNNNNNNNNNNNNNNNNNNNNNNNNNNNNNNNNNNNNNNNNNNNNNNNNNNNNNNNNNNNNNNNNNNNNNNNNNNNNNNNNNNNNNNNNNNNNNNNNNNNNNNNNNNNNNNNNNNNNNNNNNNNNNNNNNNNNNNNNNNNNNNNNNNNNNNNNNNNNNNNNNNNNNNNNNNNNNNNNNNNNNNNNNNNNNNNNNNNNNNNNNNNNNNNNNNNNNNNNNNNNNNNNNNNNNNNNNNNNNNNNNNNNNNNNNNNNNNNNNNNNNNNNNNNNNNNNNNNNNNNNNNNNNNNNNNNNNNNNNNNNNNNNNNNNNNNNNNNNNNNNNNNNNNNNNNNNNNNNNNNNNNNNNNNNNNNNNNNNNNNNNNNNNNNNNNNNNNNNNNNNNNNNNNNNNNNNNNNNNNNNNNNNNNNNNNNNNNNNNNNNNNNNNNNNNNNNNNNNNNNNNNNNNNNNNNNNNNNNNNNNNNNNNNNNatgatgaaaatatattaaataaaaatatgagAAATCCAAGTTTATTAATCGAAAAGATAACAGATGAGATTATGACATCATGTGAGAATATAAAAAGCAGAAATAAAGATTATACtcttaaaaataatgatgacaaagaaaaggaagaaataataaaagaaaaagaacatagtaacaatattattttaaacaaaaatgaaaatgattCTTTGGATATGAGCAATGTGTCTGGAATAagttataataaaaataaaacggaacataataaaaataaaatggaagataataaaaataaaaccgaacataataaaaataaaacggaacataataaaaataaaatggaacataataaaaatagcaacacagatgataataataataataataaaagtagTAGTACTTATATTGTTGATAGTAACtatattgataataataattattatattcttcataCAAGAAGCAAAGAGGGGAAGAACCAAAAAAACATTTCCTTACATACAAATGAGGATCAAGAAAATATGCAAAgacaaaataattatattcatatagaaaaacacaaaaaagaaaatacaAATCAAAATCAAAATCAAAATTTAAAATGTCCATctacaaatatatataatcatataacGTGTGcagaaaaaaataaacaaaatgtCTTGCCCataagaaataatttatatgaaatatccaatataaatattatatccAACAATATTGTTAATTCAAAACAAAATGATGAAATAGAACATATAAAACGAGTGCAAGAGGAAGAAGTACATGGAATACAAACATTATCAGagataaaaaatttatcagagataaaaaatttatcagagataaaaaaattatcagagataaaaaaattatcagagataaaaaaattatcagagacaaaaaaattatcagagataaaaaaattatcagagataaaaaaattatcagagataaaaaaattatcagagataaaaaaattatcagagacaaaaaatttatcagagacaaaaaatttatcagagataaaaaaattatcagagacaaaaaaattatcagagacaaaaaaattagcagagacaaaaaaattagcagagataaaaaaagtacaagaagaagaagaaattaaaaaaagaaaaaaagaaaactCAAACGATCAGCAACTTTTAAATATTGAAAACAAAAATGATGATTATAACAATACAAGTcaaatattcataaataCAAGTAATAatccatattttttaagaagcaataataaaaagagGAGAACGACAAGTTATTCAATACAAAAGGAAGAGGATCCTAAAATTTCTAATAATCATTATCAAcatgaaaataataataataataataattgtgattataaatcatttgaaaataaaataaattccaatgaaaattatataataaacaaagAATTCATAAAAGATAATCCTAATGATAATCCTAATGATAATCCTAATGATAATCCTAATCctaatcataataataaaaataattcttacaaaaaaaaaaatgtcAAAGGTTCTAATATGTTATCCAATTCACAAAttgagaaaaaaattaaattaaaaaattcaaatattttaaaaaatttaaatgatgaatatataaatagtCTTATGGATACAAATAATACAATAccaaaaaaagaagaaattgAAAATTTTGTTTCATTCTTTGATAAACccaataataaaaataaaaataaaaatgaaaactCACATAcatatcataataataatgatattaaatatattcaagaaaataaagaaaaatatattaacattGTTCAAAGGTTAGCAAATcaacatatttttttaaacagTCATCAAACAGCCGATATAAATGGTAAAAATAGTTACAAccaaaataataattatattcataataataatcattataatgataaatatatttttgataaaGAAAACAATATCTCTTCAACAACAAAAACAAACCATATTGATCCTTTCATATTCGATGATAACAATTCTCCAATTTCTTTAAACAATGAtgatcatataaattttaataacGACAATCTTAATATCTCCTTAAATTCACTTATTTTAGATCACGTTGATAAGAATCATCACAACCTTTTTGAAAATGACAAAGAGGAAATGCATAATCTTGATGagaattataaaaataattcttctATTAATTATAAGGGTGATTATGACCCCCAATCAAATCACATgaacaattatatatataataataataataataatagtgatGTGGATATGGTATccaattttatttatgcAGATACTCATAAATATGAACCAAATGAAcaattaaaagaaaatatatttaataatcacaatgatttatataaagatatttataaaaataatatcaaaCATTCCAATGAATGTAATAtgaaacaaataataaattcGTCATTTATAGATGATGAAATAATTAAACTTCTAACCTCAAACATGCTATTAAAacaaatgataataaatgatagtaatcacaaaaataataaccAATTTAATAATGACGTAGAAAATATGTCTCCTTGTGATgaaaatatacatataaacaATCATATGAACAcatatcatcatcataataaaaattatataaataattatcaaCAAACGGAATCTTTAGAACAAGACCTTAAAAACCTTATCTGTCAATATATACtcaataataaaacaaatgacatacaaaataatattcacattcataaacaaaatgaatatgaaataaatataccaaatatggaaaatataaacaatataacaaatgcacaaaatatttcatattatcatgataacaataataatataataataaaatcaaataataacaCATCTTctaaattaaataaaaaacattCTTGTAACgaaaatttatatgaaaatgattataaaaattctGAATGTTTTACAAAGGATATACATCCATTACATAAAAACAATTTAATAGATAGTTATAAAAGTAATGAAcataataatgaagaattcaatgtatatacaaaaaatttgctaaataataataataacaattCAGTTGTTACTTTAACagatattaaaaattttatacaaaatatatcaaatataaataatgaaaataataacaaaatttacaatgattttgtaaaaaaacTCACagataaatattataaacacgtaccaaaagaaaatgatgatactggatataattataatgacACTTGTGAATATCGTAGCACAATTACAAATTATAgttatattaataaaaacgaagatgatataaacaataatatagacaataatataa carries:
- a CDS encoding hypothetical protein (conserved Plasmodium protein, unknown function~part of same gene as PGSY75_0506500B~gap found within coding sequence); protein product: MTVNLIKKHNDIPQKNNRSNNISLKDKGNDLHLRRRKEETCISSFVKKNIKDVRHTKDTHITNNKLTNTKIADKINHNISKPNIINVNRKNGSDDIMKKGNNYSSSFQTRRNNINNIKNITNDISNNIKNNIVIHNSDYIKNNQASSRRYNINSKDQINNDLIKKKKLIVDDEKENLSDIIKEGNQLRNEQDQKNKYNNVDNNKNNYQDKTIYIVDEDEKKEENFFKNNYKKNESLNINHMKRDDINTYSVIKGLSSKQTNNTFTQGANVRFIKKSCNEKIKNKNNNINMECHQVISKYSKMENKKGDNYSDKKKIQDKNKDTNKDTNIDTNKDTNKDKNKNIYEEIKNNSNHIYYNIKKSTICKEKKPNKTYISSINNINDNQNIVNNMKTHKNEPCDQISNSHINIIINKNINDTSFECIDNNMNLNENFINNSFIEEGKNIFCRSNENNIIFDNDINKEIDNKKDYNYKNDTYMYSKSVEKEYNCKNKISININKSEETLNEIKDKLLNTFDETINNTSNKKNDNNVLNINHKEVRKGLTFEQMRRKSYENVFSSEININHDING
- a CDS encoding hypothetical protein (conserved Plasmodium protein, unknown function), translated to MYFRFKNKMFIFSILSFVVFLFIRSYPTYVSSCTVLKDKHFSFYERKMKELNIADPPYTVFNFSTEVSSDHDIIQDELEKKEKKAMRRFKYDLDEKRDRSRKMLDKLLSSAIDFF